The proteins below come from a single Thermofilaceae archaeon genomic window:
- a CDS encoding PIG-L family deacetylase, with protein sequence MAKRVLVFGAHADDETIGMGATISLLSELGYEVHVVTFCWSREGDWGDTGYARPEWRGQIAEMRRREALEADKVLGVKERVGLGIPTQGVVNDRATYQRVVAIIREVRPLAIFTHRREDKHRDHRAVSEIVEEAWWKASESVLADLGRPWRAGALFFYEIFELFERPSHIADVSSTFARKLEALKCFESQMPVLGDILSYVEGLARARGYLIGAKYGEAFLASSF encoded by the coding sequence GTGGCGAAGCGGGTCCTCGTGTTCGGTGCCCACGCGGACGACGAGACGATAGGGATGGGGGCGACGATCTCGCTGCTGAGCGAGCTCGGCTACGAGGTTCACGTCGTGACCTTCTGCTGGAGCCGTGAGGGGGATTGGGGCGACACGGGCTACGCGAGGCCCGAGTGGCGCGGGCAAATCGCGGAGATGAGGAGGAGGGAGGCGCTAGAGGCAGACAAGGTGCTGGGCGTGAAGGAGAGGGTGGGGCTCGGGATACCGACGCAGGGGGTGGTCAACGACAGGGCGACGTACCAGCGGGTCGTGGCCATCATACGCGAGGTGAGGCCGCTCGCCATCTTTACGCACCGCCGCGAGGACAAGCACCGCGACCACAGGGCGGTCTCCGAGATCGTTGAGGAGGCCTGGTGGAAGGCTTCGGAGAGCGTGCTGGCCGACCTGGGGAGGCCGTGGAGGGCTGGAGCCCTCTTCTTCTACGAGATCTTCGAGCTGTTCGAGAGGCCCAGCCACATCGCCGACGTATCGAGCACTTTCGCCAGGAAGCTGGAGGCCCTCAAGTGCTTCGAGTCGCAGATGCCCGTGCTGGGCGATATACTCAGCTACGTTGAGGGGCTCGCGAGAGCTCGGGGCTATCTCATCGGCGCTAAGTACGGTGAAGCATTCCTCGCTTCAAGCTTC
- a CDS encoding FAD-dependent oxidoreductase produces the protein MSFLKLSLPQASDRYDYECVVVGAGPAGLTAALYLARYRVDVAVVTEAIGGEMALAPLVDDYPGLPGLTGSEMTRRFEEHVRRYKVPIITGERMVGLEREGDRWAVVTASGNRYSCYALILAIGSRRRKLGVPGEEKLIGRGVSYCATCDGPLFEGKTVAVVGGGNAALSSALYLASIARKVYLIHRREQFRAFPHYVEMARRSGRIELLLNHVVERILGEDRVTGVQVRNLVENASYTLPLDGVFVEIGSEPPRELLEPMGLELDEEGRVVVKPDMSTNLPGVFAAGEVAGGPCKYKFDQILTAAAEGAIAADAAYKYILGLRGKL, from the coding sequence GTGAGCTTCCTCAAGCTCAGCCTGCCGCAAGCTTCAGATCGCTACGACTACGAGTGCGTCGTCGTCGGAGCCGGTCCAGCAGGCCTCACGGCGGCACTCTACCTGGCCAGGTACAGGGTCGACGTCGCCGTGGTCACCGAGGCGATCGGGGGCGAGATGGCTCTCGCACCCCTAGTCGACGACTACCCGGGCCTCCCGGGCTTGACAGGCTCCGAGATGACGAGGAGGTTCGAGGAGCACGTGAGGAGGTACAAGGTCCCCATCATCACAGGGGAGAGGATGGTCGGCCTCGAGCGAGAGGGGGACAGGTGGGCCGTTGTGACGGCGAGCGGCAACAGGTACTCCTGCTACGCGCTGATCCTCGCGATCGGCAGCAGGCGCCGCAAGCTCGGCGTGCCCGGGGAGGAGAAGCTGATCGGCCGGGGAGTCTCGTACTGCGCAACCTGCGACGGACCCCTCTTCGAGGGGAAGACTGTCGCTGTGGTCGGCGGCGGCAACGCTGCGCTTTCGAGCGCGCTCTACCTGGCGTCAATCGCCAGGAAGGTGTACCTGATCCACCGGCGCGAGCAGTTCAGAGCCTTCCCCCACTACGTCGAGATGGCCAGGAGGAGCGGGCGGATCGAGCTGCTCCTGAACCACGTCGTCGAGCGGATCCTGGGGGAGGATCGAGTCACGGGCGTCCAGGTGAGAAACCTGGTCGAGAACGCCTCGTACACCCTCCCCCTCGATGGGGTCTTCGTCGAGATCGGCTCCGAACCGCCGAGGGAGCTGCTCGAGCCGATGGGCCTCGAGCTGGACGAGGAGGGGAGAGTCGTCGTGAAGCCGGACATGAGCACGAACCTCCCGGGGGTTTTCGCCGCCGGCGAAGTGGCGGGAGGGCCCTGCAAGTACAAGTTCGACCAGATCCTCACCGCGGCCGCGGAGGGGGCGATAGCCGCGGACGCCGCCTACAAATACATTTTAGGGCTGAGGGGCAAGCTGTAA
- a CDS encoding AAA family ATPase, with product MASARANPYAGEELLRRVLNRLVGREREARAVLAALAAGRNIVLCGPPGTSKSTILRAVAEEAGVPFFIVEGGADVTPQKLVGTFNPAKVMVEGFKPEFFEPGPLVQAMESGGLLYIEEFNRLPEDAANTLIRAAEDREIAVPRLGIVRAKPSFRIICAMNPYDDVGTGRVSRALLDRFVMLRVDYQSRAEEIEIVRRRTGSERGWLVELAVDLARATRRHPAVKMGSSVRGAIDMVLLAERFIEQRGTVDVEDLKTAAIMALSPKVWLKDPSRAPEEVIVELFTALLNRWAPRGGEGGEQEERGRGDADRSETDVEGLKSQAEVAARRAALLVAENPGLLDRLAQGGLGGLDVLARVYCYLPPSFRERARAAARDLIVRAALGYAGARMLGRGVGEPVDIDVDGTVEKAGIEGRTPAALSFFTRGRRGRAYALVIDRSASMAGFKLVLGAFASAVLAYAGSRVDDYCVLSFNTRVDLLKGVRERRDVEEVVNRILSLEAEGYTDIHAALVAARDHLVASGYEPRAILVTDAEWTAGRNPLEAAPLFRELNVILVPSKYLGFARAMAELGGGRLVLVRSIEEAPEKLHALLSG from the coding sequence ATGGCAAGCGCTCGAGCCAACCCCTACGCCGGGGAGGAGCTGCTGCGAAGGGTCCTGAACAGGCTCGTGGGCAGGGAGAGGGAGGCGAGGGCAGTTCTCGCCGCTCTAGCGGCGGGCAGGAACATCGTTCTTTGCGGGCCGCCGGGCACGTCGAAGTCGACGATCCTGCGGGCGGTCGCCGAGGAGGCTGGAGTCCCCTTCTTCATCGTCGAGGGGGGCGCGGACGTTACACCGCAGAAGCTGGTGGGCACCTTCAACCCCGCGAAAGTGATGGTGGAGGGCTTCAAGCCGGAGTTCTTCGAGCCGGGGCCTCTCGTCCAGGCGATGGAGTCCGGCGGCCTCCTCTACATCGAGGAGTTCAACCGGCTTCCGGAGGACGCGGCCAACACCCTGATCAGGGCGGCGGAGGACCGCGAGATCGCGGTGCCGAGGCTGGGCATCGTCAGAGCGAAGCCGAGCTTCCGGATCATCTGCGCGATGAACCCGTACGATGACGTCGGGACGGGGAGGGTGAGCAGGGCGCTGCTCGACCGGTTTGTGATGCTGAGGGTAGACTACCAGAGCCGCGCGGAGGAGATCGAGATCGTGAGGCGGAGGACCGGCTCAGAGAGAGGGTGGCTGGTGGAGCTCGCCGTCGATCTTGCGAGGGCGACGAGGAGGCACCCGGCCGTGAAGATGGGGTCCTCGGTGAGGGGGGCCATCGACATGGTGCTGCTGGCGGAGCGCTTCATCGAACAGCGGGGGACCGTCGATGTCGAGGATCTGAAGACAGCCGCTATCATGGCCCTGTCACCGAAGGTGTGGCTCAAGGACCCCTCGCGAGCCCCGGAGGAGGTGATCGTGGAGCTCTTCACGGCTCTGCTGAACCGCTGGGCACCGCGAGGGGGCGAAGGGGGTGAGCAGGAGGAGAGGGGGAGGGGCGATGCGGATCGCAGCGAAACGGACGTGGAGGGCTTGAAGAGCCAGGCTGAGGTGGCCGCAAGGAGGGCTGCTCTACTCGTAGCAGAGAACCCCGGCCTCCTCGACCGGTTGGCTCAGGGCGGTTTGGGCGGGCTCGACGTGCTGGCGAGGGTTTACTGCTACCTTCCCCCCTCGTTCAGGGAGAGGGCGAGGGCGGCGGCACGCGACCTGATAGTCCGGGCTGCGCTCGGCTACGCTGGAGCGAGGATGCTGGGCAGGGGGGTGGGGGAGCCCGTCGACATCGATGTTGACGGAACGGTTGAGAAAGCCGGTATCGAGGGCCGGACGCCTGCTGCTCTCTCGTTCTTCACGAGGGGTAGGAGGGGTAGAGCTTACGCGCTGGTGATCGATAGGAGCGCCTCGATGGCCGGCTTCAAGCTCGTGCTGGGGGCCTTCGCCAGCGCGGTGCTCGCGTACGCGGGCTCGAGAGTCGACGACTACTGCGTCCTCTCCTTCAACACGAGGGTGGATCTGCTGAAGGGGGTGCGGGAGAGGAGGGACGTTGAGGAAGTGGTCAACCGCATCCTCTCGCTCGAGGCTGAGGGGTACACGGACATCCACGCCGCCCTGGTGGCTGCGAGGGACCACCTGGTCGCCTCGGGCTACGAGCCCCGCGCGATCCTCGTGACCGACGCGGAGTGGACGGCCGGCAGGAACCCCCTTGAGGCGGCGCCGCTCTTCCGCGAGCTAAACGTGATCCTCGTGCCGAGCAAGTACCTGGGCTTCGCGAGGGCGATGGCCGAGCTGGGTGGCGGCAGGCTCGTCCTCGTGAGGAGCATTGAGGAAGCGCCCGAGAAGCTGCACGCTCTTCTGAGCGGCTGA